Proteins co-encoded in one Candidatus Nitrosocosmicus arcticus genomic window:
- a CDS encoding precorrin-2 dehydrogenase/sirohydrochlorin ferrochelatase family protein, which produces MKGRNILVVGAGMEGTKRIKSLSKHDCKIIIISETVNESLYEIEGKNNPIILIRRKIEDPNILNEFNDIFIVFASTNDPFLNKKIIEKAREKGILSYSIDDAAASDFFFTSIINIDEIIQVAISTSGKSPLMSKIIRDRIENAIKNIIGKKDTDNIKIQEFAREHVRNYIENQHERREFLYSIVDDQEIQELLAKNNIDKVKERIINTLDKWEDNKSR; this is translated from the coding sequence TTGAAAGGCAGAAATATCTTGGTAGTAGGGGCAGGCATGGAGGGCACCAAGAGGATAAAATCGCTGTCCAAACATGATTGTAAAATAATAATAATAAGCGAAACTGTCAATGAATCACTGTACGAAATAGAGGGAAAAAATAATCCAATCATACTAATAAGAAGAAAAATTGAAGATCCAAATATTTTAAACGAGTTTAATGATATTTTTATAGTTTTTGCTTCGACTAATGATCCATTTTTGAATAAAAAGATCATAGAGAAGGCAAGGGAAAAAGGAATACTTTCTTACAGCATTGATGATGCGGCAGCAAGTGATTTCTTTTTCACTTCGATAATAAATATTGATGAAATAATTCAGGTAGCAATCTCCACATCGGGCAAAAGCCCCTTGATGAGCAAAATCATTAGAGACAGAATTGAAAACGCTATAAAAAATATAATAGGGAAAAAAGATACGGATAATATCAAGATTCAAGAATTTGCCAGAGAACATGTAAGAAACTACATTGAGAATCAGCATGAAAGAAGGGAGTTTTTGTACAGCATAGTAGACGATCAGGAGATTCAAGAATTATTAGCAAAAAATAACATTGATAAGGTCAAAGAAAGAATTATTAATACATTAGATAAATGGGAGGATAATAAAAGCAGATGA
- the hemA gene encoding glutamyl-tRNA reductase, translated as MTLYLGVQSSQFVNIRVTFKNSPIHVLEKFAFKDIFDAHQHLLNSVDLQECIILQTCNRVEIYAVGINPHYDNIINAWSSLINLPADQVKNNVIINDGEEALKHLVKLTSGLDSLVVGEDQILGQVKRSLEFSRKNGFAGPNLNILFDKTIKIGGRVRTLTGINKGSTSVGSMAVNLAYEYFDDIKEKEILLIGSGEGASLIAKALKQRNMKFFVTSRTFERARSFADTVAGSPIPFETALEKLNDNIDIVFISTIAPYYLLTYERIANMMKNRNKGLMIFDLSNPRTVEDKIATLNNIKLVNIDQISEIVEKNVGRRKKEIQSAEKIINDEMITIKEILKRKSSEPAIITIFKNADSIRNKEFKKALSLIGNRVSDDDIKILEQFSYALVEGILATPMNNLRKEFTNNKNENELINLALKLFNYEKP; from the coding sequence ATGACGCTATATCTAGGAGTACAATCATCACAATTTGTCAATATAAGAGTCACATTTAAAAACTCCCCTATTCATGTCTTAGAAAAATTTGCTTTTAAAGATATTTTTGATGCTCATCAGCACCTTTTGAATTCAGTTGATTTGCAAGAATGCATAATTCTACAGACGTGTAATCGTGTTGAAATTTATGCAGTAGGAATAAATCCTCATTATGATAATATAATTAACGCATGGTCTTCTTTAATAAATTTACCAGCAGATCAAGTGAAAAATAACGTAATAATAAACGACGGAGAAGAGGCCTTAAAACATCTAGTGAAATTAACATCTGGACTTGATTCGTTAGTAGTAGGAGAGGATCAAATTTTGGGTCAGGTCAAAAGATCCCTCGAGTTTTCAAGAAAAAACGGGTTTGCAGGTCCTAATCTAAATATTCTATTTGACAAGACAATAAAAATAGGAGGTAGGGTTAGAACTTTAACAGGTATAAACAAAGGAAGCACATCAGTTGGGTCTATGGCAGTAAATTTAGCCTATGAATACTTTGATGACATAAAGGAAAAAGAGATTCTTCTCATTGGGTCTGGGGAAGGAGCTAGTTTAATCGCGAAAGCTCTGAAACAAAGAAATATGAAATTTTTTGTTACCAGTCGAACTTTTGAAAGAGCACGATCATTTGCAGATACTGTCGCAGGTTCTCCCATACCTTTTGAAACGGCTTTGGAAAAACTTAATGACAATATAGACATTGTATTCATCTCAACAATTGCACCGTATTATTTACTAACATATGAGAGAATTGCCAATATGATGAAAAACAGAAACAAAGGATTAATGATTTTTGATTTGTCAAATCCCAGAACAGTAGAAGACAAGATTGCTACTCTAAATAATATCAAATTGGTAAATATCGATCAAATTTCAGAAATCGTAGAAAAGAATGTTGGAAGAAGGAAAAAGGAAATCCAATCAGCAGAAAAGATAATAAATGATGAGATGATAACTATCAAAGAAATTTTAAAAAGAAAGAGTTCTGAACCAGCTATAATAACCATATTCAAGAATGCAGATTCTATAAGAAATAAAGAATTCAAAAAGGCCTTATCATTAATTGGTAATAGAGTCAGTGATGACGATATTAAGATACTTGAACAGTTTTCGTATGCATTAGTAGAAGGGATATTAGCTACACCTATGAATAATTTACGAAAGGAATTCACAAATAATAAAAATGAAAATGAATTAATAAATTTGGCTCTAAAGTTATTTAATTATGAAAAACCGTAA
- the radA gene encoding DNA repair and recombination protein RadA: MNFSPDSSPFFNTKPNKDSFSLDLLSNLPDDVIKLLKESGFLSIKDLVIEGPYEISSRVGISIDDSIFIYNQSITFLEGLGIMEKRFTPAATLYHKRKKIGRVSTGSKNFDKLLGGGIETNAITEVYGEFGTGKTQLCHTACVTVQLEHSEGGLKGGALYIDTENTFRPERIDAISRARNLNPTKILDNIVVAKAYSSSHQELILSESSRIIESQDIKLMIFDSAISLYRSEFLGLSTLSIRQQRLNKLVHTIMRMAQTHQIAVLLTNQVQSSPDSGFAGNTFKAAGGNIFAHSSTYRIFLRKADRNRIARIVDSPNHPESETLFSISESGISDPIKK, encoded by the coding sequence TTGAATTTTAGTCCAGACTCTAGTCCGTTCTTTAATACCAAACCGAATAAAGATTCTTTTTCTTTAGATTTATTATCTAATTTACCTGATGATGTGATAAAGTTACTGAAAGAGTCCGGTTTTTTGTCCATAAAAGATCTAGTTATAGAGGGACCATACGAAATTTCCAGTAGAGTTGGAATCAGTATCGATGATTCTATTTTCATTTATAATCAGTCTATTACATTTCTTGAGGGTCTTGGAATTATGGAGAAGCGATTTACCCCCGCTGCAACCTTGTATCATAAACGAAAAAAAATTGGAAGGGTTTCTACTGGTTCTAAAAACTTTGACAAGCTTCTTGGCGGCGGCATTGAAACTAATGCTATTACCGAAGTCTATGGGGAATTCGGAACCGGGAAAACGCAATTATGCCATACTGCTTGCGTAACGGTGCAACTAGAGCATTCGGAAGGCGGGCTAAAAGGCGGAGCGCTCTATATTGATACAGAAAATACTTTTAGACCTGAAAGAATTGATGCCATTTCAAGAGCCCGTAATCTAAACCCAACTAAAATCCTTGATAACATTGTAGTTGCAAAGGCATACAGTAGTTCGCACCAAGAACTGATATTGTCTGAGTCAAGCAGGATAATTGAATCTCAAGATATAAAGTTAATGATATTTGATTCTGCTATCTCTCTATACCGCTCTGAATTTCTGGGATTATCTACACTTTCAATCCGTCAACAGCGTTTGAATAAGTTAGTTCATACTATTATGAGGATGGCTCAAACTCATCAAATCGCCGTGTTATTAACCAATCAAGTTCAATCATCACCAGACTCGGGTTTTGCCGGGAACACCTTTAAAGCTGCTGGAGGAAACATCTTCGCTCATTCTAGTACATATAGGATTTTTCTGAGAAAGGCCGACAGAAATCGAATTGCTAGAATTGTCGATTCACCAAATCATCCTGAGAGTGAGACTTTGTTTTCAATAAGCGAATCTGGAATTTCTGATCCTATAAAAAAATAA